Proteins from a single region of Fundidesulfovibrio putealis DSM 16056:
- the hflC gene encoding protease modulator HflC: MRTIVIFALAAILSAIIAMQCLFTVDETKQAIVIQLGKPVSETLGPGLHFKLPFVQNVVYLDSRVLQYDASSAEVLTKDKKTLVVDNYAKWRIVNALRFYQTLQNVARANSRLDDLIYAEVRVAIGNYTMEEVVSSRRAEIMSIVTSSVNETVKDLGIQIMDVRVKRTDLPLQNEKAIFGRMKAERERQAKLYRSEGQEESAKIKSRADKERTILLAEAGREAEVLRGQGDAEAARTYAEALGQSPEFYGFMRSLEAYKKALKENGRVVLTPGSGFLKYLK, encoded by the coding sequence ATGCGTACCATCGTCATATTCGCGTTGGCGGCCATTCTGTCCGCCATCATCGCCATGCAGTGCCTCTTCACCGTGGACGAAACCAAGCAGGCCATCGTCATCCAGCTGGGCAAGCCAGTCTCGGAGACGCTCGGCCCCGGCCTGCACTTCAAGCTGCCCTTCGTGCAGAACGTGGTCTACCTGGACTCGCGCGTGCTGCAATACGACGCCAGTTCCGCTGAGGTGCTCACCAAGGACAAGAAGACCCTGGTGGTGGACAACTACGCCAAATGGCGCATCGTCAACGCCCTGCGCTTCTACCAGACGTTGCAGAACGTCGCGCGCGCCAACTCGCGCCTGGACGACCTGATCTACGCGGAAGTGCGCGTGGCCATCGGCAACTATACCATGGAAGAAGTGGTTTCCTCTCGCCGGGCCGAGATCATGTCCATCGTCACCAGCAGCGTGAACGAGACGGTCAAGGACCTGGGCATCCAGATCATGGACGTGCGCGTGAAGCGCACCGACCTGCCGCTCCAGAACGAGAAGGCCATCTTCGGGCGCATGAAGGCCGAGCGCGAACGCCAGGCCAAGCTGTACCGTTCCGAAGGCCAGGAGGAGTCCGCCAAGATAAAATCCCGCGCGGACAAGGAACGCACCATCCTGCTGGCCGAGGCCGGTCGGGAGGCCGAGGTGCTGCGAGGCCAGGGCGACGCCGAGGCCGCCAGGACCTACGCCGAAGCCCTGGGGCAGTCGCCGGAGTTCTACGGCTTCATGCGCAGCCTCGAGGCCTACAAGAAGGCCCTCAAGGAGAACGGCCGGGTGGTGCTGACCCCTGGATCGGGCTTCCTGAAGTACCTCAAATAG
- a CDS encoding magnesium transporter CorA family protein produces MITCYTHAFGIPTPGCDIKDACWVNLTAPSESEIRDVSQSLDIPLDFLTDPLDLDERARIEIDDNCLLIVLHTPVRRTAGDSVPFATVPLGIVFKNGCLVTISVQPIDIMEFFLNRRVKNFAPDQHARFVIQIFNQTAILFLKYLTEINKKTNASEMELHRAMKNEELIKLLNLEKSLVYFTTSIKANEIIMARIQRADIIKMNEQEHELLEDAITENLQAIHMTRIYSNILSGMMDAFASIISNNLNVVMKFLTTVTIMLMIPNLVFSFFGQNVKLPFQEHEAGVIVTLVVAVLATVGGVWMVVKRRLF; encoded by the coding sequence ATGATTACGTGCTACACTCATGCATTCGGCATTCCTACGCCCGGATGCGACATCAAGGACGCCTGCTGGGTCAACCTGACCGCGCCCAGCGAGAGCGAAATCCGCGACGTGTCGCAATCCCTGGACATCCCTTTGGATTTCCTGACCGATCCGCTCGACCTGGACGAACGCGCCCGTATCGAGATCGACGACAACTGCCTGCTGATCGTGCTGCACACCCCGGTGCGCCGCACGGCAGGGGACTCCGTGCCCTTTGCCACCGTGCCCCTGGGGATAGTGTTCAAGAACGGCTGCCTGGTTACTATCTCCGTGCAACCCATCGACATCATGGAATTCTTCTTGAACCGCAGGGTGAAGAACTTCGCCCCGGACCAGCACGCGCGGTTCGTCATCCAGATCTTCAACCAGACGGCCATCCTGTTCCTCAAGTACCTCACTGAGATCAACAAGAAGACCAACGCTTCCGAGATGGAACTGCACCGGGCCATGAAGAACGAGGAACTCATCAAGCTGCTCAATCTGGAGAAGAGCCTCGTGTACTTCACCACGTCCATCAAGGCCAACGAGATCATCATGGCCAGAATACAGCGTGCGGACATCATCAAGATGAACGAGCAGGAGCACGAGCTGCTGGAAGACGCCATCACGGAGAATCTCCAGGCCATCCACATGACCAGGATCTATTCCAACATCTTGTCCGGCATGATGGACGCCTTCGCCTCGATCATCTCCAACAACCTGAACGTGGTGATGAAGTTTCTCACCACCGTGACAATCATGCTCATGATTCCCAACCTGGTGTTCAGCTTCTTCGGCCAGAACGTGAAGCTGCCTTTCCAGGAGCATGAGGCCGGGGTGATCGTCACGCTGGTGGTGGCGGTCCTGGCCACGGTCGGGGGCGTCTGGATGGTGGTGAAGCGTCGCCTGTTCTAG
- the secF gene encoding protein translocase subunit SecF has product MGLEFIKPNINFNFLGYRRYAYILSLVLVLAGITSLVVKGGPRYGVDFAGGMTIQLKFAKAIGPDDIKKPLDAAGLPGLAVQRLGQEKDNSFLISTSDHGEPLEQVRMKVANSLKASLGEGAFEVQRIEVVGPKAGADLRVGALNAIFYAVLLIAIYISGRFEQRWFAAAAMAGGLAVGMWGLRSLGLSMGYLIVAAILITLVLCWVLKLKYALGALVADIHDIIITIGVFSIFDLEFDLTIVAALLTILGYSLNDTIIVYDRIRERLHQSKGESFEKTINDAVNQTLSRTMLTSLLTLFTVAALYFFGGSVLKDFALAMIIGIIAGTYSSVFMASPILVDLGSGLGSLQGDADQPAQDQKA; this is encoded by the coding sequence ATGGGACTTGAGTTCATCAAGCCGAACATAAACTTCAATTTTCTCGGCTACCGGCGCTACGCCTACATCCTTTCCCTCGTCCTGGTGCTGGCCGGCATCACCTCGCTGGTGGTGAAGGGCGGCCCGCGCTACGGCGTCGACTTCGCCGGCGGCATGACCATCCAGCTCAAGTTCGCCAAGGCCATCGGTCCCGACGACATCAAGAAGCCGCTTGACGCGGCGGGCCTCCCGGGGCTTGCCGTGCAGCGCCTGGGCCAGGAGAAGGACAACTCCTTCCTGATCAGCACCTCCGACCACGGAGAGCCCCTGGAGCAGGTGCGCATGAAGGTGGCCAACTCCCTCAAGGCCAGCCTGGGCGAGGGCGCTTTCGAGGTGCAGCGAATCGAGGTCGTCGGTCCCAAGGCGGGCGCAGACCTGCGGGTCGGCGCGCTGAACGCCATCTTCTACGCGGTACTGCTCATTGCAATCTATATTTCCGGCAGGTTCGAGCAGCGCTGGTTTGCTGCCGCAGCCATGGCGGGCGGCCTGGCCGTGGGCATGTGGGGGCTTCGGTCCCTGGGCTTGTCCATGGGATATCTTATCGTGGCCGCAATCCTCATCACCCTTGTGCTGTGCTGGGTGCTGAAGCTCAAGTACGCCCTGGGCGCGCTGGTGGCGGACATCCACGACATCATCATCACCATCGGCGTGTTCTCCATCTTCGACCTGGAGTTCGACCTGACCATCGTGGCGGCCCTCCTGACCATCCTGGGCTACTCGCTGAACGACACCATCATCGTCTATGACCGCATCCGCGAACGCCTGCACCAGAGCAAGGGCGAGAGCTTCGAGAAGACCATCAACGACGCGGTCAACCAGACCCTGTCGCGCACCATGCTCACCTCGCTGCTCACCCTGTTCACGGTGGCCGCGCTGTACTTCTTCGGCGGCAGCGTGCTGAAGGACTTCGCCCTGGCCATGATCATCGGCATCATTGCCGGAACCTACTCCTCGGTGTTCATGGCCAGCCCCATCCTGGTTGACCTGGGCTCCGGGCTCGGTTCCCTGCAGGGCGACGCCGACCAGCCCGCTCAGGATCAGAAAGCGTGA
- a CDS encoding ABC transporter ATP-binding protein gives MPLDQTTAIWQTARVMENTPLIRLEAVTKSYFLGDVQTQVLRGVTLGIDAGEFVALQGPSGSGKSTLLHILGLLDRPTQGHYFLRGQDVAQLSDDALSGLRNQAIGFVFQSFYLIPYATALDNVLLPGLYSAKPQAELRERAEHLLSQVGLADRMRHKPSQLSGGQQQRVALARSMLNDPDLILADEPTGQLDSNTSSEIMSLFAQVNALGKTIIVVTHDEETASYAKRRILVLDGQIA, from the coding sequence ATGCCACTCGACCAAACCACCGCAATCTGGCAGACTGCGCGCGTTATGGAGAACACGCCGCTTATACGTCTTGAGGCCGTCACCAAGTCCTATTTCCTGGGGGACGTGCAGACGCAGGTGTTGCGCGGAGTGACGCTGGGCATCGATGCGGGCGAATTCGTGGCCCTGCAGGGGCCGTCCGGCTCGGGAAAGTCGACGCTGCTGCACATCCTGGGGCTTCTGGACCGTCCTACGCAGGGGCACTATTTCCTGCGCGGCCAGGACGTGGCCCAGCTTTCGGACGACGCCCTCTCGGGCCTTCGCAACCAGGCCATCGGCTTCGTGTTCCAGAGCTTCTACCTGATTCCGTACGCCACGGCCCTGGACAACGTGCTGCTGCCAGGGCTCTACAGCGCCAAGCCCCAGGCGGAGCTGCGCGAGCGCGCCGAGCATCTGCTGTCCCAGGTGGGTCTGGCCGACCGCATGCGCCACAAACCCTCGCAGCTCTCCGGCGGCCAGCAGCAGCGCGTGGCCCTGGCGCGCTCCATGCTGAACGACCCGGACCTCATCCTGGCTGACGAGCCCACCGGCCAGCTCGATTCCAACACCTCGTCAGAGATCATGAGCCTGTTCGCCCAGGTGAACGCACTGGGCAAGACCATCATCGTGGTCACGCACGACGAGGAAACCGCCAGCTATGCCAAACGCAGAATCCTCGTCCTGGACGGCCAGATCGCTTGA
- a CDS encoding ABC transporter permease, which yields MPNAESSSWTARSLELAHVAARSLRVLGMAWGALWAFKLRSFFVVLAVALGIAALTIIIASVDGARRKVLEIVDWFGPDAVLVFGGNIETRAVGQRTLTLTAADVRSIELSLPGAYLVVPMRSRGGVTLRFENRNMVTPLVVGSTANYAEAWNWPLIEGRDLTEDDVKHSAKVCLIGDAPAKELFGDESPLGQVILVQDLPVQVVGRLAYRGFTPGGGGVSVDDRIIMPITTLTQRFHLERNYYRGLRVKFLEPEMMEDHIANLKSLLRHNHKLKPEDPDDFSVISATEVLKFLSMITGGIMVFLGITAGAAIVVGGFVLANLLFLSVSERQEEIGLKKALGASSLDITIQFLAEAVIMTLIGAVIGIGIGIAMGQLLTRLGVLEIQLSGKLFVLALLSSLVIALVFGLKPARKAASLNPIEALRGGD from the coding sequence ATGCCAAACGCAGAATCCTCGTCCTGGACGGCCAGATCGCTTGAGCTGGCCCACGTGGCCGCACGCTCGCTGCGCGTCCTGGGCATGGCCTGGGGGGCGCTGTGGGCGTTCAAGCTGCGCTCGTTCTTCGTGGTGCTGGCAGTGGCCCTGGGCATAGCGGCCCTGACCATCATCATCGCCTCGGTGGACGGCGCGCGGCGCAAGGTGCTGGAGATCGTGGACTGGTTCGGCCCGGACGCAGTTCTGGTCTTTGGCGGCAACATCGAAACCCGCGCGGTGGGCCAGCGCACCCTGACCCTCACCGCAGCCGACGTCCGTTCCATAGAACTTTCCCTGCCTGGCGCGTATCTGGTGGTTCCCATGCGGTCCCGGGGCGGCGTGACCCTGCGCTTCGAGAATCGCAACATGGTCACCCCCCTGGTTGTCGGCTCCACCGCCAACTACGCCGAGGCCTGGAACTGGCCCCTGATCGAGGGCCGCGACCTGACGGAGGACGACGTGAAGCACTCGGCCAAGGTGTGCCTGATCGGCGACGCCCCGGCCAAGGAGCTTTTCGGGGACGAGTCCCCCCTGGGGCAGGTCATCCTGGTGCAGGACCTGCCGGTGCAGGTGGTGGGTCGGCTCGCCTATCGCGGATTCACGCCCGGCGGCGGCGGAGTGTCGGTGGACGACCGCATCATCATGCCCATCACCACCCTGACCCAGCGGTTCCATCTGGAGCGCAACTACTACCGGGGACTCCGGGTGAAATTCCTGGAACCGGAAATGATGGAAGACCACATCGCCAACCTCAAATCCCTCCTGCGCCACAACCACAAGCTGAAGCCGGAGGACCCGGACGACTTCTCCGTCATCTCGGCCACGGAGGTGCTCAAGTTCCTCAGCATGATCACCGGGGGCATCATGGTGTTCCTGGGCATCACGGCCGGAGCGGCCATCGTGGTGGGGGGCTTTGTGCTGGCGAACCTGCTGTTTCTGTCGGTCAGCGAGCGCCAGGAGGAGATCGGCCTCAAGAAGGCGCTGGGGGCGTCGTCCCTGGACATCACCATCCAGTTCCTGGCCGAGGCCGTGATCATGACGCTTATCGGCGCGGTCATCGGCATCGGCATCGGCATCGCCATGGGGCAGCTGCTCACCCGGCTCGGCGTGCTGGAGATCCAGCTCTCGGGCAAGCTGTTCGTGCTGGCCCTGCTGTCTTCACTGGTTATCGCGCTGGTTTTCGGGCTCAAACCCGCCCGCAAGGCCGCGTCTCTGAACCCAATCGAGGCCCTGCGCGGCGGCGACTAG
- a CDS encoding class I SAM-dependent methyltransferase: MEQALRMDRMYALQRHIYDATRRFYLLGRDRLLEEMPAPHGGAVLEMGCGTGRNLAVLRRLRPDLNLCGLDVSARMLETAGSKLCGQNVRLALCRAEELNPCVHFELDGRFDVVFFSYVLSMIPTWKDALEAGWSALKPGGTLAVVDFWGQGGLPVWLEWLHERWLRLYGVSLRPELLTHLREMEKEGRARLEIHSVRGGYAYLAWVEKLA; encoded by the coding sequence ATGGAACAGGCCCTTCGCATGGACCGGATGTACGCCCTGCAACGCCACATCTACGACGCAACCCGGCGCTTCTACCTGCTGGGACGCGACCGCCTGCTGGAGGAGATGCCCGCCCCTCACGGCGGGGCGGTACTGGAGATGGGGTGCGGCACGGGGCGAAATCTGGCGGTGCTGCGCAGGCTTCGGCCCGACCTGAACCTGTGCGGGCTGGACGTGTCAGCCCGGATGCTGGAAACCGCCGGGAGCAAGCTCTGCGGGCAGAACGTGCGCCTGGCCTTGTGCCGGGCCGAGGAGTTGAATCCCTGCGTCCACTTCGAGTTGGACGGGCGCTTCGACGTGGTGTTCTTCTCCTACGTGCTCTCCATGATCCCGACCTGGAAGGACGCCCTGGAGGCTGGCTGGTCCGCGCTCAAACCCGGCGGGACGCTGGCCGTGGTGGACTTCTGGGGCCAGGGGGGCCTGCCGGTGTGGCTGGAGTGGCTGCATGAGCGCTGGCTCAGGCTGTACGGCGTGAGCCTGCGCCCCGAATTGCTGACGCATCTGCGGGAGATGGAAAAAGAAGGCCGCGCCCGGCTGGAGATTCACTCCGTGCGCGGCGGGTACGCCTATCTGGCCTGGGTGGAGAAGCTTGCGTAA
- a CDS encoding DUF3419 family protein, with translation MSQSCADLLKAAVRQSPAFSRQGVLERLFVSWFSGFVYNQIWEDPRTDLEALVLAPHHRVLTIASGGCNICHYLLGGAHSVTAVDLNIHHVHLSRLKLEAARRLPGHDAFFRFFGKADDQGNVTAFTHHILPYLELSHPDTAAYWQASGSLFGNPRISMFTDNLYEHARMGQFLRLLRNICRLSGRDPERILKATTLEEQREAYQRELEPLLASRLVRFLSDYAVAVFSLGIPPQQYRALKRECPGGVLEEYRKRIEKLACGFPLKDNPFAWQAFGRRYDARTPSALPEYLRPENHAALQAAAPRAEVVHDSLGGYLDKQPDRSLDRYVLLDSQDWMTPKALRDLWAAIARTGRPGARVIFRTAGEISPIEETLPAPLRRRFQYHEETSRRLSPGDRSCLYGAFHLYELTE, from the coding sequence ATGTCACAATCCTGCGCGGACCTTCTCAAGGCCGCCGTGCGCCAAAGTCCGGCCTTTTCCAGGCAAGGCGTCCTGGAGCGCCTGTTCGTCTCCTGGTTCTCAGGCTTCGTCTACAATCAGATCTGGGAGGACCCCAGGACCGACCTGGAGGCCCTGGTCCTTGCGCCCCACCACCGGGTGCTGACCATCGCCTCGGGCGGCTGCAACATATGCCATTACCTGCTCGGCGGGGCGCACTCCGTGACTGCCGTGGACCTGAACATCCACCACGTCCACTTGAGCCGCCTGAAGCTCGAGGCCGCCCGCCGCCTGCCCGGACACGACGCCTTCTTCCGCTTCTTCGGCAAGGCCGACGACCAGGGCAACGTCACAGCCTTCACCCACCACATCCTGCCTTATCTGGAACTCTCCCACCCGGACACCGCCGCCTACTGGCAGGCTTCCGGCTCGTTATTCGGCAACCCGCGCATCTCCATGTTCACGGACAACCTCTACGAGCACGCCCGCATGGGCCAGTTCCTGAGGCTCCTGCGCAACATCTGCCGCCTGAGTGGGCGCGACCCCGAACGTATCCTGAAGGCAACCACCCTGGAGGAGCAGCGCGAGGCCTACCAACGCGAGCTGGAACCGCTGCTCGCCAGCCGTCTGGTGCGCTTCCTCTCCGACTACGCCGTGGCCGTGTTCAGTCTGGGCATCCCGCCGCAGCAGTACCGGGCGCTCAAACGCGAATGTCCCGGCGGCGTGCTGGAAGAATACCGCAAGCGCATCGAGAAGCTGGCCTGCGGCTTCCCTCTCAAGGACAACCCCTTTGCATGGCAGGCCTTCGGACGGCGCTACGACGCGCGCACGCCCTCCGCCCTGCCTGAATACCTGCGCCCCGAGAACCACGCGGCGCTCCAGGCTGCCGCGCCGCGCGCCGAGGTGGTCCACGACAGCCTGGGCGGGTATCTGGACAAGCAGCCGGACCGCAGCCTGGACCGCTACGTCCTCCTGGACTCCCAGGACTGGATGACCCCCAAGGCCCTGCGCGACCTGTGGGCCGCCATCGCGCGCACCGGCAGGCCCGGCGCGCGGGTCATCTTCCGCACCGCCGGGGAGATATCCCCCATCGAGGAAACACTTCCGGCCCCGCTTCGCCGCCGCTTCCAGTATCACGAGGAGACCTCGCGCAGGCTCTCCCCCGGCGACCGTTCCTGCCTCTACGGGGCCTTCCACCTCTATGAACTGACGGAGTGA
- a CDS encoding DUF1800 domain-containing protein: protein MLAKPLFAALAAWVLFLGLVQSAWSQTLPPEALAVHAVNRLSFGAVPGEIDRVRAMGVPAYVQEQLNPEKLPEPQALTDRLAALKTYSQDTVQLFRTFGPKAPGGPRVNPTMDEINAAKAKAAIIAREAAEAKLWRAVLSPRQLEEVLCDFWYNHFNVPSDKGLTHLWVGSYEREAIRPHVLGRFEDMLLAVTRHPAMLIYLENWQSADPDSPQGKGKQRPLVEIHARELLTAHTMGVDPGRLKPQEVTTLARILAGWTIGAPRTPQDSNGFVFDERRHDPKEKQFLGKPLKASGYAEGVAALKLLAAQPETARNICGKLARLFLAEEPPKPLEEMLSKVFLDSGGDIRAVLTVLFASPEFADQKYAWNRFKNPLRYVVSVVRASARPVYEVRSLAEHLDWLGMPPYGAPGVSGFKTTRDAWVDADQFLKRLNLAAQAGEGGLPCWSPGSYAPLRPLDSTELAKVMGLSLSPVTAKAVEASPAERKAGVLLGSPEGQQF from the coding sequence ATGTTGGCAAAGCCGTTGTTCGCCGCCCTTGCGGCCTGGGTCCTGTTCCTGGGCCTCGTCCAGAGCGCCTGGAGCCAGACCCTGCCCCCGGAGGCCCTGGCCGTGCATGCGGTCAACCGCCTGTCCTTCGGGGCCGTGCCCGGCGAGATCGACCGGGTCCGGGCCATGGGAGTGCCCGCCTACGTCCAGGAGCAGCTCAATCCGGAGAAGCTGCCCGAGCCCCAGGCCCTCACCGACCGGCTGGCCGCACTCAAGACCTATTCCCAGGATACGGTCCAGCTGTTTCGCACGTTTGGCCCCAAGGCCCCTGGAGGGCCGCGCGTCAACCCAACCATGGACGAGATCAACGCCGCCAAGGCCAAGGCTGCGATAATCGCCCGCGAGGCCGCCGAGGCCAAGCTCTGGCGGGCCGTGCTGTCGCCGCGCCAGCTGGAAGAGGTGCTGTGCGACTTCTGGTACAACCACTTCAACGTGCCCTCGGACAAGGGCCTGACCCATCTCTGGGTGGGCAGCTACGAGCGTGAGGCCATCCGCCCGCACGTGCTGGGCCGTTTCGAGGACATGCTCCTGGCCGTCACCCGCCATCCGGCCATGCTCATCTATCTGGAGAACTGGCAGAGCGCCGACCCGGACAGCCCGCAAGGCAAGGGCAAGCAGCGTCCGCTGGTGGAAATCCACGCGCGCGAGCTGTTGACCGCGCACACCATGGGCGTGGACCCCGGCAGGCTCAAACCCCAGGAAGTGACCACCCTGGCCAGGATACTGGCCGGATGGACCATCGGCGCGCCGCGCACGCCCCAGGATTCCAACGGTTTCGTCTTTGACGAGCGCCGCCACGACCCCAAAGAAAAGCAGTTCCTGGGCAAGCCCCTCAAGGCGTCGGGCTACGCCGAGGGCGTGGCCGCGCTGAAGCTCCTGGCCGCCCAGCCCGAGACGGCCCGCAACATTTGCGGCAAGCTCGCGCGGCTGTTTCTGGCCGAAGAGCCTCCCAAGCCGCTGGAGGAGATGCTGTCCAAGGTCTTCCTGGACAGCGGCGGGGACATCCGGGCCGTGTTGACGGTCCTGTTCGCAAGCCCGGAGTTCGCCGACCAGAAGTACGCCTGGAACCGCTTCAAGAACCCCTTGCGCTACGTGGTGTCCGTGGTGCGCGCCAGCGCGCGTCCCGTGTACGAGGTGCGCTCCCTGGCGGAACATCTCGACTGGCTGGGCATGCCCCCGTACGGCGCGCCGGGCGTCTCCGGTTTCAAGACCACCCGCGACGCCTGGGTGGACGCGGACCAGTTCCTCAAACGCCTGAATCTGGCCGCCCAGGCCGGGGAGGGGGGCCTGCCCTGCTGGTCGCCCGGCAGCTACGCGCCCCTGCGTCCGCTGGATTCGACCGAGTTGGCCAAAGTGATGGGGCTGTCCTTGTCGCCGGTGACGGCCAAAGCCGTGGAGGCAAGCCCTGCCGAGCGAAAGGCCGGGGTGCTGCTGGGCAGCCCCGAAGGGCAGCAGTTCTGA
- a CDS encoding DUF1501 domain-containing protein, protein MKRREFLNVAACAALGASLGMLPGSASGATSSGAASSGAASGAASGGTSGKRLIVLFLRGGLDGLSAVVPVDDRWYYQARPSIALAPPGQEGGTLPLAPGFGLHPALEPLLEFWRAGSLSIIPACGLPTPVRTHPEAQRAMESGQPTERHNRDGWLARMLPLLGPQAKTLALAPTPPLISQGRPGVQNVRPTGFPPSVWRIERPAIFSSFDAIYQGNDPLSRSYRQSQTVLRNKLTELDREISVSSAGAPSIHALPTLGGQITSYIEKNPDVRLVYAALGGLDAHFKQGAEKGRLAEALLSLGKGLASLGKTLGPVLDDTCVLVMSEFGRSLRENEYGGTDNGHATVFMVLGGRTAGGALHGPWPGLAPEKLSDGLDLAAGVDSREVVAQIAASHFGLGREAVAQVLPAYTPSGALNSLFRSIGP, encoded by the coding sequence ATGAAGCGCCGCGAATTTCTGAACGTCGCCGCGTGCGCCGCCTTGGGCGCGTCGCTTGGGATGCTGCCGGGCTCCGCTTCAGGCGCAACTTCTTCAGGCGCTGCTTCTTCAGGCGCAGCTTCTGGCGCAGCTTCTGGCGGCACCTCTGGCAAACGCCTCATCGTGCTGTTCCTGCGCGGCGGCCTGGACGGCCTCTCCGCCGTGGTCCCGGTGGACGACCGCTGGTATTACCAGGCCCGGCCCTCCATCGCCCTGGCCCCTCCCGGCCAGGAAGGAGGCACGCTGCCGCTGGCTCCCGGCTTCGGCCTGCACCCGGCCCTGGAGCCGCTGCTGGAGTTCTGGCGCGCGGGGTCGCTGTCCATCATTCCCGCCTGCGGCCTGCCCACGCCCGTCCGCACCCACCCCGAGGCCCAGCGGGCCATGGAGAGCGGCCAGCCCACGGAGCGCCACAACCGCGACGGCTGGCTGGCCCGGATGCTTCCGCTCCTGGGGCCGCAGGCCAAGACCCTGGCCCTGGCCCCCACGCCGCCGCTCATAAGCCAGGGCAGGCCGGGCGTTCAGAACGTGCGCCCCACGGGGTTTCCCCCCTCGGTGTGGCGCATCGAGCGTCCCGCGATCTTTTCGTCCTTCGACGCCATCTATCAGGGCAACGACCCCCTGAGCCGCTCCTATCGCCAGTCCCAGACCGTGCTGCGCAACAAGCTGACCGAACTGGACCGGGAGATCAGCGTGTCCTCGGCGGGCGCGCCCTCCATCCATGCGTTGCCCACCCTGGGCGGGCAGATCACGTCCTATATCGAGAAGAATCCCGACGTGCGGCTGGTGTACGCGGCCCTTGGCGGGCTGGACGCACACTTCAAGCAGGGGGCGGAGAAGGGCAGGCTGGCCGAGGCGTTGTTGTCCTTGGGAAAAGGGCTCGCTTCACTGGGCAAGACATTGGGGCCGGTGCTTGACGACACCTGTGTGTTGGTAATGAGCGAGTTCGGCAGGAGCCTGCGCGAGAACGAGTATGGCGGCACGGACAACGGCCACGCCACCGTGTTCATGGTGCTGGGCGGGCGCACGGCGGGCGGGGCGCTGCACGGCCCGTGGCCGGGGCTTGCCCCCGAGAAGCTCTCCGACGGGCTGGATCTGGCCGCCGGGGTCGATTCCCGTGAGGTGGTCGCCCAGATCGCGGCCTCGCATTTCGGCCTGGGGCGCGAGGCAGTGGCCCAGGTGCTGCCCGCCTACACGCCAAGCGGCGCGCTCAATTCCCTTTTCCGGTCCATAGGGCCTTAA